A segment of the Magnetococcales bacterium genome:
ATAATCGCCCCCGGACCCCCGTATTAATGAACGAATGAAACAGAAATGGAATCACTCGCCAGTCTGAACCGAATTCCCAGCCCCGTCGGAATCACCGGGAGTGGCGCCCGTGGAAAAGTCAAAAAAAAACCCGGCCTGAGGCCGGGTCTTTTTTGTGACGAACCAGTGACACGGCGGCTATTGAGCCGCTTCACGATCCACAAATTCGATGATCGACATGGGCGCACAATCGCCATACCGAAAACCGGTTTTCAAAACCCGGGTGTAGCCGCCTTGGCGCGCCTTGCTCCGCTCCGCAACGACGGAGAAGAGGCGATAGACCAGATCCTTGTCCTGCAAAATCTGGAAAGCCGCGCGACGGGATTCAAGATCACCACGCTTGCCCAGGGTAACCAGACGATCCGCCTCACCGCGCAGCTCCTTGGCGCGCGGCAACGTGATTTCGATCCGATCATATTTGACAAGGCTGCGAAGCAGCTGCGCAAAAAGGATTTTTCTCTGGGCGCCGTTGCGATTCAGCTTCCGCCCGCTTTCACGGTGTCTCATGTTACCTCACCTCAGAAGTGTTCTTCTTCGAACTGACGCGCCAGCTCTTCGATATTCGCAGGGGGCCATCCCTCAAGCTGCATGCCGAGACTCAGGCCCATCTCCTCAAGGACTTCCTTGATTTCATTCAAGGATTTCCGCCCGAAATTCGGGGTTTTCAGCATTTCGGCTTCCGTCTTGCCAACCAGATCACCGATATAGACGATCTCGTCATTCTTGAGACAGTTGGCCGAACGCACCGACAATTCCAACTCGTCGACCTTGCGGAAGAGGTTGGGATTCCACTTGGGAGAGGAATCGTCCTTCTTAGGTTCATCCAGCGGCACATCATCGAAATTGATGAAGGGGTTCAGTTGATCCTGAAGAATCTTGGCCGCCAAAGCGAGCGCATCTTCGGGGGAAACCACCCCGTTGGTTTCAATATCCATGATGAGCTTATCGTAGTCGGTTTGCTGCCCGACGCGGGCATTTTCCACCCGATAAGCCACCCGTTTCACCGGGTTGAAACTGGCATCGATGGGGATTTCCCCGATCGTGTTCGGCTGATCTTCTTCACGCACCCGGCCGCCGCGCATGTACCCTTTTCCGGTATTGACGGTCATGTGCATACGCAACTTGCCACCTTTGTTGATCGTGGCAATGTGATGATCCGGATTGAGGATCTCGACATCGTGACCGCATTCGATGCGGCCGGCGGTGACGATCCCCTCTTCCGAGACGTTCAGCATAATGGTTCGGGTGCCGACGCCACTGGCCTTGATGGCAAGACCTTTGACGTTGAGGATAATCTCGGTAACGTCCTCAAGCACACCCGGAACGGTGGAAAACTCGTGCAGCACTCCTTCGATCCGCAGACTGGTGACAGCCGCCCCTTGAAGGGAGGAGAGCAGCACACGACGCAACGCATTACCGAGAGTGGTTCCAAAACCCCGTTCGAGGGGTTCAGCGATCAAGGTTGCTTGGTAGCGAAGGTTTCCCTCGCCACTCAAGTCGATTTTCCGAGGTTTGATCAGCTCAGTCCAGTTTCTATACATTCTCGATCCCGGGATACGTTATCTGAAATTACTTGGAATACAGTTCGATCACCAGGTTCTCGTTGAAGTCGGCAGGCAAATCGCTACGCGCCGGAGTCTGACGGAAGATACCCGACATCTCGTTGACGTTCACCTCAACCCATGGAGAGAATCCACGTTTGCTTGCGGCTTCGAGGGATCCCTTGAGGCGCAGGTGCCCTTTGGCCTGCGGAGCCACACTGATACGGTCTCCAGGGCGAACCAGATAGGACGGGATATTGATGGTGTCATCATTCACCCGGATCTGTTTCTGGCTGACGACCTGACGCGCTTCAACCCGGGAACAGGCAAAGCCCATCCGGAAGACCACGTTGTCCAAGCGACGCTCCAGCAGGGTCAACAGGTTTTCACCGGTAACACCCTGCATGCGCGACGCTTTCTTGAAGGTATTCAGAAACTGCTGCTCAAGCAACCCGTAGGTACGCTTAATCTTCTGTTTTTCCCGAAGGTGCACACCGTAGTCGGAAACTTTGCGACGACGCTGCCCATGCTGACCGGGAATATAACTGCGACGCTCCAGGGCACACTTATCCGAGAAGCACTTTTCCCCTTTCAGAAAAAGCTTGGTCGCTTCGCGCCGACATAAGCGGCATTTGGGTCCAAGGTAGCGAGCCATCTTTTTTCGTCTTCTCCTGTATCAATCCCGACCGTCAGACCCGACGCCTTTTAGGAGGCCGACATCCGTTATGTGGAATGGGGGTCACATCTTGCACGAGAGAAATATTGAACCCAACGGTAGCCAGAGCGCGCAAAGCCGATTCACGCCCGGAACCCGGCCCCTTGAGCCGAACTTCCAGATTGCGCATGCCATGTTCCATCGCCTTTTTCCCGGCGTTTTCAGCAGCCATCTGGGCTGCGAATGGCGTCGACTTGCGGGAACCCTTGAACCCTTGAGCACCCGCCGAACCCCAGGAAATAACGTTCCCATGGGTATCGGTAATCGTGATTACGGTATTGTTGAACGTGGCCTGAATGTGGGCGATGCCACTGGCGACATTCTTTTTTTCCTTCTTACGTACCCTTTGAACCTTGCCAGAACTGGCCATTTTCGCTTTCTACCTCTTCTTCAGCATGGTGTCTGATTACTTCTTCTTGGCCGTCTTCTTACCGGCAATAGGCTTGCGCGGTCCCTTACGGGTACGAGCATTGGTGTGGGTGCGCTGTCCGCGAGTCGGCAATCCTTTACGATGCCGAAGTCCGCGATAGCTGCCCAGATCCATCAATCTCTTGACGTTCATGGCCACCTGGCGGCGCAGGTCACCTTCGACCGTGTGATCCGCATCGATAATGGCGCGGATCTTGGCGATGTCACCGTCCGACAGTTGATGCACACGGGTATCGGAGGAGATGCCAGCTTTTTCCGCGATCGTTTTCGCGGTCTCCCGACCGATGCCATAGATATAGGTCAAAGCAATTTCAACGCGCTTATTGACCGGAATGTTGACCCCAGCAATACGAGCCACCTGCTATCCTCCGGACTGATGCTGTTAAAACCTCCCGGGAGGTTTCCCGGTCGATCTCCGTGCCGTGCCTGATCAGTTGGCCAGGCTATGAAACCATCTCAACCCTGGCGTTGACTGTGCTTGGGGTATTTGGGACAGATCACCCGTAAGGTCCCACGCCGTTTGATAATTTTACAGTCCCGACAGATGGTTTTTATCGAAGCACGCACTTTCATTTCAGACCCCGTCTCACACTCAAGTCGTCAACCGATTATCGCCCGCGAATCTTCGCCCTGCGCAACAGTCCTTCATACTGCCGCGAAATCAGAAACGACTGAATCTGCGCTGCGGTATCCATGGTCACACCCACCACAATCAGCATGGAGGTGCCACCAAAGTAGAAAGGCACGTTATAATTGGCGATCAGTATCTCCGGGAGCAAACAAACACCCGCTACATAAGCCGCCCCGATAAACGTCAACCGGGTCAAAATCGTGTCCAGGTGTTCCGCCGTTTTCTGCCCTGGACGGATCCCCGGGACGAACCCGCCGTACTTGCGCAAGTTGTCTGCCGTCTCTTCGGGGTTGAAGACCACCGCCGTATAGAAGTAGCAGAAAAACACAATCGCCATCGCATAGAGGATCATATGCGGTATCTGACCAGGGGCCAGATAGGTCGCCATGGAACTCAACCACTCCCATGGCGAAAAGTTGGCTATTGTAGCAGGAAACAGAATGATGGAGCTAGCAAAAATCGGAGGAATCACACCGGACGTATTCACCTTCAACGGAAGGTGGGTGTGCTCCCCTCCAACCATACGCCGACCGCTTACCTGACGTTTGGCATACTGAACGGTAATGCGTCGCTGCCCTCTTTCCATAAAGATGATAAACGCCGTAACGGAGACGGACATCACCAGAAGGAAAAGGACGAACAGCGGTTGCAAATCCCCGGTCCGGGCCAACTGCAACGTCTGCGCCAGGGCAACGGGCAGGTTGGCCACAATCCCTGCATAAATGATCAGCGATATGCCATTACCGATGCCGCGTGAGGTGATTTGTTCCCCGACCCACATGATGAAAGCTGTACCCGCCGTCAAAGTGATCACCGTCATGATACGGAATGACCACCCCGGCTGCACGACCACCGCCATGCTGCCCGCATGCATCTGCTCCAAGCCGTAAGCAATGCCGAAACCCTGGAAGATCGAGAGAACCACCGTGCCGTAGCGCGTATACTGATTAATGCGCCGGCGACCGGACTCACCCTCTTTTTTGATGGCTTCCAAGGTCGGAAAGACCGCTGTCATCAACTGCAAAATGATCGACGAGGAGATGTAGGGCATGATGCCCAGGGCGAACACCGTCAATCGGGACAACGCCCCGCCCGAAAACATGTTGAACATACCCAGAAGCGTGCCCTGCTGCTGGGCGAAAAAAGCAGCGAGGGCATTCGGGTCGATACCGGGAGTGGGAACATGAGCCCCGATCCGGTAAACGATCAACATACCAAGGGTGAAGAGTATCCGGTTCCGCAACTCGGGGATCTTGCCCAGATTGGCAAGGCCGGACATCGGTGACGGGGGCGCTCCTGCGTAGGTCATCCCTTACGCATCCCCACAAAAAGTTACTTCGGGGACGACAACACGGCCACCGGCAGCTTCGACCTTGGCTTGGGCACTCACGGAACACCGGTCGACGTGAATCACCATGGCGCGCGTCAGCTCCCCATTGGCCAGCAACTTAACCCCGTCAAACTGGCCCTTGCGCAACAGACCCTTCTGCTTGAGCAATTCCAGCGTCACCTCGGTTCCGGCAGCGATATCGGAGGCTTCCAAATCCTGTAGTGAGAGTACGGAAAACTCCTTACGGAAATGGTTCTTGAAGCCACCTTTGGGCAAACGCCGCTGCATTGGCATCTGTCCACCTTCGAAGCCGATCTTATGGAAACCACCGGAACGCGCCCGTTGGCCCTTGGTGCCTCGACCCGCAGTCTTCCCGTTGCCGGAACCGGTCCCGCGCCCTTTGCGCTTGGGATCCTGGCGGCTGCCAGGAACGGGTTGAAGCTGATTCAATCTCATCTCACTCTACTCCAGAAGAACGATTTCCCGATCTACAGAATCGTGACCAGATGGTGCACCTTGGCAATCATGCCGCGGACGGCCGCATTGTCCGGAAGCTCACGTACCTGCTGCATTTTGGTCAGCCCCAGACGACGCACGGTGTCCTTCTGCGGTTGGGGATGGCCAATTACGGATCGCGTCAATTTAACCTTAACGGTAGCACTCATCTCAACCTCAGGCTCGAAGCTTCTCAACAGTGATGCCACGACGCGCAGCCATCTCCTCGGGTGAACGAATCCGGGAAAGCGCATCAAACGTTGCCTTGATCAGATTGTGCGGATTCGAGGTTCCGGTGGATTTGGCCAGAACATCGCTCACCCCGAGGGCCTCGAAAACCGGACGCATGGAACCCCCGGCAATGATGCCGGTACCTTCCGAAGCCGGACGAAGCACAACGGACCCGGCGCCATAATGTCCTATGATCTCATGATAGATGGTCCGCCCCTCTTTGATGGGGATTTCCACCATGCTCTTCTTGGCCTTGTCGGTAGCTTTCCGGATGCTCTCGGGAACTTCCTTGGCCTTCCCGAGACCATACCCCACCATGCCCCGGCCATTACCGACCACAACCATGGCGGAGAAACTGAACCGGCTGCCACCCTTGACCACCTTGGCAGTCCTTTTGATGACCACCAGCTTCTCGGTGAGTTCCTCGTTCTGCCAATCTATCGAACGTGGGCTGCTTGACATGTCATATCCACCTAAAATTCGAGGCCGGCTTCACGGGCCGCATCCGCCAGTTGCCTGGTACGTCCATGATAGAGAAAGCCACCTCTGTCGAAGACGACTTGCTTGATGTTGGCAGCAAGGGCTTTTTCAGCGATCACCCGACCGATCAGGGCAGCGGCTTCACAATTTCCACCATTCTCCAACTTACCCTTGATTTCGCTATCGAGGGTCGAGGCGGAAACCACCGTCTGGCCCTTTTCGTCGTCGATCACTTGGGCATAGATGTGCCTGGCACTACGGAAAATGGACAGGCGCATGCGGTCCCCACGAACCTGGGAAATCTTATAACGAACACGCCCTGCCCGAAATTTACGCGATTCCAACTTTGCCTTGGCCATAGCGAACCCCACTACTTCTTCTTCTTTTTGCCGACCTTCTGAATCACATACTCACCCGCATACCGGATACCCTTGCCCTTGTACGGCTCTGGCGGACGGTAGGCCCGGATCTCGGCGCAGATACGTCCAAGGATCTCCTTGTCGTACCCCTCGATCTTGAGCAGGGTGTTCTTATCCACGGTAACCGTGATCCCAGGCGGGATCGGATAGTTCACGGGATGAGAGAACCCAAGGGAAAGGTTGAGAAAGTTGCCTTGCACGGCGGCACGATAACCCACACCGATGATCTCAAGGTTCTTCACAAAGCCGTCGCTGACACCGACGACCATGTTCGAGAGCATCGCCCGGGCCATCCCCCAATCCGGCTTGACCTCTTTGATGTCACCGTTGGGACGGACCACCAACTTGCCGCCGTCCTGAGTGATTCCGACAGTCTCGGGAAAGGTACGAACCAACTCGCCTCGCTTACCTTTGACCGTAACGGTCTGATTCTCAATCCCGACCACAACCCCGTTGGGGATTGGTACTGGTTGTTTTCCGATTCTCGACATGGATCAGGCCCGCCCTAGAAAACGGTACACAGAAGTTCGCCGCCAATACCTTCCTTGCGGGCTCTCCGACTGGAGAGTACCCCCTTGCTCGTGGAAAGGATCGCGATACCCATTCCCTGAAAAACCCGGGGAATCTCGGTTTTATTGACGTACAGCCTGCGACCGGGACGGCTGCAGGTACGAATCTCTTCGATAACGGGCCGGTTGCGATGATACTTGAGCGTGATGCGCAACATCTTGCCAGGCCCCTCTCCGAACGTGGCACATTCGGCGATGTAGCCTTCTTCGAGAAGGATCTTTGCAACCATCTCCTTGAGCTTCGAGGCCGGGACGTCAACCGTCTCCTTGCGAACTCGCTGCCCGTTTCGGATCCTGGTCAACATGTCGGCCACGGGATCGGTCATACCCATTAAAGCTACTCCGTTACGTCGCGTTGTGAGTCTTGAAAGTCATCAGCCGGTCTATCTACGACCGTCGTCCTCTACCACGATGCCTTCACCACACCCGGAATCTCACCGCGCAGCGCCAGTTGGCGCACGCAGATGCGGCACATGCCAAACTTGCGCAGATAACCGCGCGGCCGTGAGCAACGACCGCAGCGATTATATTTCCGGACGCCGAATTTCGGCTCTCTTTTGCATTTAGCAATCAGCGACTTCTTGGCCATGCGATGTTCCTTTTATCCCTAGTTCCGGAAAGGCATCTTGAATCCACGCAGCAGGGCCTTGGCCTCCTGGTCGGATTTAGCCGAGGTCACGATGACAATATCCATGCCACGGATCATATTGACCTTATCGTAGTCAATCTCCGGAAAGATGATCTGCTCTTTGACTCCGAGAGAATAGTTGCCGCGCCCGTCAAAGCTGCTGCTGGGAACACCACGAAAGTCCCGAACCCTTGGCAGCGCCATGTTGATCAGGCGGTCCATGAACTCGTACATTCTCTCACGGCGCAGGGTAACACAGCAACCGACAGGCTGCCCTTTGCGGATCTTGAAGCCGGCAACCGACTTTTTGGCAAGGGTGACGACGGCCTTCTGGCCGGAAATGGCGGTTATCTCGTCAAGCGCACCCTGAAGGGCGTTCTTGTCGGTAGCAGCCTTTCCCACACCCATGTTGATGACCACCTTCTCAAGCCGGGGTACCTGCATGATATTGCGGTAACCGAATTCCGTCATGAGGCTTGGTACGATCTCTTTCCGATAAGTCTCTTTCAACCGCGCCATTTTCCAGATTCCCTCAACTCTCAAGCTGCCTGCCCAACAAGCCCGGTGATAAACCTATCAGCGGTCCAATACTTCCCCAGACTTGACGGCCACACGCACCTTGCGCCCATCATCCAGGAACTTCTTCCGGATACGGCTTCCCTTACCACTCGCCGGGTCCAGAATCATCACATTGGAAATGTGAATGGGTGCCTCCCTTTCAACAATCCCGCCACTCTGATCCTTGCGCGGCTTGGTATGCCGTTTGATCATGTTGACTTTCTCGACGACGACGGACGAGGCGTCCGGAACCACCCGAAGGATGCTTCCTCTCTTGCCCTTGTCCTTGCCGCTGATGACGACTACCTGGTCGCCCTTTTTCAGGCTTGTGGAAAATTGATTATTCATCATGCCACCTACAAAACCTCGGGCGCCAGAGAAACGATCTTCATGTAATTCTTGGCCCGCAACTCTCTGGTGACCGGCCCAAAAATACGGGTACCAACCGGTTCGCCGGCAGCCGTGATCAGCACCGCTGCATTGGTGTCGAACCGGATGAAGCTGCCATCCTTGCGAATGACCTCTTTTTTGGTCCGCACCACAACCGCCTTGGCAACATCCCCCTTCTTGACCTTGCCACGCGGCAGCGCAGACTTGATGGCGACGACAATCACATCACCCACACCGGCGTAGCGCCTTTTCGACCCACCCAGTACCTTGACGCACTGAACCTTCTTTGCCCCAGAATTGTCAGCGACATCAAGAATGGTTTCCGTCTGTATCATGGACCAATCCTCTCTTTAACAATCCCAGGGGATCGCCGCTCAGGAACCACTTTCAGAGCCAACAACCGCCCAGGTCTTATCTTTGCTCAGGGGACGGCTCTCCTCAATGGAGACCACATCACCGACCTTGCAGCGATTGCTCTCGTCATGGGCCTTGTACTTCTTCGACCGTTTGACGATCTTGCCGTACAGAGGATGACGAACGCGACGCTCAACAAGAACCACAACCGTCTTATCCATCTTGTCGCTAACGACAGTTCCCTGCATCACTCGCTTCGGCATCACTTCACCTCGTCGCGGGCGTTCCCGCGCTTTTCAGTCAGCAACGTGTTGATCCGCGCAATGTCGCGCCGCACATCCCTAACCCGGGCGGTGTTCTCCAACTGGGAAGTTGCCGCCTGAAACCGTAAATTGAACGCCTCTTTATAGAGCCCTTTCAACTTATCCGCAAGCTGGGACTCATTCAAGCTTCTCAGTTCAGACGCCTTCATCAGTCCCCTCCCCCAGTCCGCGACACAAATTTGGTTGGGATTGGCAGCTTGGCGCCGGCAAGCGTCATGGCTTCACTGGCCAGCTCGGCGGTCACGCCATCCATCTCGTACAGAATGCGCCCTGGCTTGACCCGCGCAGCCCAGAACTCGGGATTGCCCTTACCTTTACCTTGCCGGACTTCCGGTGGCTTTTTGCTGACTGGAACGTCGGGGAACACCCGAATCCAGATGCGTCCACCTCTCTTGATCTTACGGGTCATGGCACGACGGGCGGATTCGATCTGACGTGCCGTCAGTCGTCCGGGTGCCATCGCCTTAAGTCCAAAGTCCCCGAAGCTCAGATCCGATCCACGGTAAGCGAGTCCATGAATACGACCCTTGTGGGCCTTTCTGAATTTGGTCTTTTTCGGTTGAAGCAACATGGCCTACGCCCTTACCCGGCTCTCTTCTCCATAATTTCACCCTTGTACACCCAGACCTTGACCCCGATGATACCGTAGGTCGTTTTGGCCTCGGCGAAACCGAAATCGATATCGGCCCGCAAGGTGTGCAAGGGAACCCGCCCTTCCCGGTACCATTCCATCCGGGCAATTTCGCTGCCACCCAGACGACCCGAGCAATTCACCCGAATCCCGAGCGCACCCAGACGTATGGCTGAGGTGACCGCCCGTTTCATGGAACGACGAAAAGCTACCCGCCTCTCCAGCTGTTGCGCCACACTTTCGGCAACCAACTGGGCTTCCGCTTCAGGCTTGCGAACTTCGACGATATTCAACTGAACGTCGGTGTTCGCTACCTTGAGAATATCTTCTTTCAGCTTCTCGATATCGGCGCCTTTTTTCCCGATGATGATGCCGGGACGCGCGGAGAAGATATTGATCCTTGCCTTCTTGGCCGGACGCTCGATTACGATCTTGGAGATGCTGGCATGACCAAGTCGAGCCTTTAACCACTTACGCAACTTGATATCTTCAAGCAACGTGGCGGCATACTCTTTGTCCGCATACCAACGGGTATCCCACGTTTTGGTGATGCCAAGACGAAAGCCTATCGGGTGAACCTTTTGCCCCATTGTTCTCTCCGAATAAAAACCCTACAAGGACCCCTTCGTTCAATTCCCGTCTTGGGCGCTAACGCCAATGGTGACGTGAGAGGAACGTTTCAGAATACGGTTGGCCCGCCCTCTGGCTCGGGGGCGAATCCTCTTCAACATCGTGCCCTGGTCGACGGTGGCCCGGGAGACGATCAACTGATCGACATCCAACCCGAAATTGTTCTCGGCGTTACCCATCGCAGAGCGAAGGACTCCGAGAATGTCTCGAGCAATCCGTTTATGGGAGAATTCAAGCGCACGAACCGCTTGATCCACCTTCAATCCACGGATCAGATCAATCACTAACCGAGCTTTACTCGGAGAAATCCGCAAATTCGTGAGTCTGGCAGTCGCTTCCATGGAGAGGTCCTCTACCGGCGTGCTTTCTTGTCAGCCCCGTGCCCATAATAGGTCCGAGTGGGGGAAAACTCACCCAGTTTATGCCCGACCATATTTTCGGTCACCAACACCGGAATGAACTTCCTCCCGTTGTGAACCCCGAAAGTGAAGCCGACAAAATCCGGAATGATGGTCGAACGACGTGACCACGTTTTGATCAGTTCCTTACGATTATCCTGACGAAGCTTGTCCACCTTCTTCAGGAGAAACGTCTCAAAAAATGGGCCTTTTTTGATGGAGCGTGCCACTACCCACCTCTCTTCGTTAGTCTGAACTGCTAGACCTTACGCCTGCGCATGATCATGCTATCAGACGTCTTATTCCTCTTGCGGGTCTTGTGCCCCTTTGTAGGCACACCCCAGGGGGTGCAGGGATGCCGACCACCCGAGGTTTTACCCTCACCACCGCCATGTGGATGATCTACCGGGTTCTGCGCCACGCCCCGAACAGCCGGACGAATGCCCATCCAGCGCGAACGCCCAGCCTTGCCCAACTTGACGTTGCCATGATCGGGGTTGGAAACCAAACCGATGGTCGCCATGCAATCCAATGGCACAAGCCTCATCTCGCCGCTGGGCAGCTTCAGTTGGGCCAGACGCCCTTCCTTACCCATCAACTGGGCATAACTGCCTGCCGTTCTGGCCATCTGTCCGCCCTTGAGGGGCTGCATTTCGACATTATGGACGATGATGCCCACCGGCATGTTACGCAGGGGCATGGCGTTGCCAGGCTTTACTTCCAATACCGCCTGTCCGCGACTCGCCAGAACCTGATCGCCGACATTCAGCTTTTGAGGAGCCAGAATGTAGCGTTTCTCACCATCGGCGTAGTGCAGCAGGGCGATAAACGCCGTGCGGTTCGGATCGTACTCCAGTGCGGCAACCTTGGCCGGTATGTCGTGTTTGTCCCGCAAAAAATCGACAACACGGTACCGCCTTTTGTGGCCGTCCCCCTGGTGCCGAACGGTCATCCGGCCAAGGTTGTTGCGACCACCAGTGCTGTGCAACGGGCTTAAAAGAGACCTTTCCGGTTCTTTTTTGCTCAGCCCGGCATAATCAACACTCACCTGGTGCCGTTTGCCTTTAGATGTGGGCTTGTAGTGCTTAAGCGGCATGATTACAGTCCCGTCTCAATGCAATTCAGTTTCAGCCTTGAGCATAGAAGTCGATGCTCTGACCATCCGCCAGCCGGACAAGGGCCTTTTTCCAGTGGTTTCGACGTCCCTGCAGACGACCGAACCGCTTTTTCTTGCCCTGGATGTTCATGGTCTGAATATCCGCAACAGACACGCTGAACATCTTCTCAACAGC
Coding sequences within it:
- the rpsM gene encoding 30S ribosomal protein S13, giving the protein MARIAGVNIPVNKRVEIALTYIYGIGRETAKTIAEKAGISSDTRVHQLSDGDIAKIRAIIDADHTVEGDLRRQVAMNVKRLMDLGSYRGLRHRKGLPTRGQRTHTNARTRKGPRKPIAGKKTAKKK
- the rplQ gene encoding 50S ribosomal protein L17 yields the protein MRHRESGRKLNRNGAQRKILFAQLLRSLVKYDRIEITLPRAKELRGEADRLVTLGKRGDLESRRAAFQILQDKDLVYRLFSVVAERSKARQGGYTRVLKTGFRYGDCAPMSIIEFVDREAAQ
- the rplN gene encoding 50S ribosomal protein L14, with the protein product MIQTETILDVADNSGAKKVQCVKVLGGSKRRYAGVGDVIVVAIKSALPRGKVKKGDVAKAVVVRTKKEVIRKDGSFIRFDTNAAVLITAAGEPVGTRIFGPVTRELRAKNYMKIVSLAPEVL
- the rplE gene encoding 50S ribosomal protein L5, translating into MARLKETYRKEIVPSLMTEFGYRNIMQVPRLEKVVINMGVGKAATDKNALQGALDEITAISGQKAVVTLAKKSVAGFKIRKGQPVGCCVTLRRERMYEFMDRLINMALPRVRDFRGVPSSSFDGRGNYSLGVKEQIIFPEIDYDKVNMIRGMDIVIVTSAKSDQEAKALLRGFKMPFRN
- the rpmD gene encoding 50S ribosomal protein L30, with translation MSATVKVKLTRSVIGHPQPQKDTVRRLGLTKMQQVRELPDNAAVRGMIAKVHHLVTIL
- the rplX gene encoding 50S ribosomal protein L24, with product MNNQFSTSLKKGDQVVVISGKDKGKRGSILRVVPDASSVVVEKVNMIKRHTKPRKDQSGGIVEREAPIHISNVMILDPASGKGSRIRKKFLDDGRKVRVAVKSGEVLDR
- the secY gene encoding preprotein translocase subunit SecY — protein: MSGLANLGKIPELRNRILFTLGMLIVYRIGAHVPTPGIDPNALAAFFAQQQGTLLGMFNMFSGGALSRLTVFALGIMPYISSSIILQLMTAVFPTLEAIKKEGESGRRRINQYTRYGTVVLSIFQGFGIAYGLEQMHAGSMAVVVQPGWSFRIMTVITLTAGTAFIMWVGEQITSRGIGNGISLIIYAGIVANLPVALAQTLQLARTGDLQPLFVLFLLVMSVSVTAFIIFMERGQRRITVQYAKRQVSGRRMVGGEHTHLPLKVNTSGVIPPIFASSIILFPATIANFSPWEWLSSMATYLAPGQIPHMILYAMAIVFFCYFYTAVVFNPEETADNLRKYGGFVPGIRPGQKTAEHLDTILTRLTFIGAAYVAGVCLLPEILIANYNVPFYFGGTSMLIVVGVTMDTAAQIQSFLISRQYEGLLRRAKIRGR
- a CDS encoding type Z 30S ribosomal protein S14, producing the protein MAKKSLIAKCKREPKFGVRKYNRCGRCSRPRGYLRKFGMCRICVRQLALRGEIPGVVKASW
- the rplF gene encoding 50S ribosomal protein L6, whose amino-acid sequence is MSRIGKQPVPIPNGVVVGIENQTVTVKGKRGELVRTFPETVGITQDGGKLVVRPNGDIKEVKPDWGMARAMLSNMVVGVSDGFVKNLEIIGVGYRAAVQGNFLNLSLGFSHPVNYPIPPGITVTVDKNTLLKIEGYDKEILGRICAEIRAYRPPEPYKGKGIRYAGEYVIQKVGKKKKK
- the rpsD gene encoding 30S ribosomal protein S4, which encodes MARYLGPKCRLCRREATKLFLKGEKCFSDKCALERRSYIPGQHGQRRRKVSDYGVHLREKQKIKRTYGLLEQQFLNTFKKASRMQGVTGENLLTLLERRLDNVVFRMGFACSRVEARQVVSQKQIRVNDDTINIPSYLVRPGDRISVAPQAKGHLRLKGSLEAASKRGFSPWVEVNVNEMSGIFRQTPARSDLPADFNENLVIELYSK
- the rpsK gene encoding 30S ribosomal protein S11; translated protein: MASSGKVQRVRKKEKKNVASGIAHIQATFNNTVITITDTHGNVISWGSAGAQGFKGSRKSTPFAAQMAAENAGKKAMEHGMRNLEVRLKGPGSGRESALRALATVGFNISLVQDVTPIPHNGCRPPKRRRV
- the rpsE gene encoding 30S ribosomal protein S5; translation: MSSSPRSIDWQNEELTEKLVVIKRTAKVVKGGSRFSFSAMVVVGNGRGMVGYGLGKAKEVPESIRKATDKAKKSMVEIPIKEGRTIYHEIIGHYGAGSVVLRPASEGTGIIAGGSMRPVFEALGVSDVLAKSTGTSNPHNLIKATFDALSRIRSPEEMAARRGITVEKLRA
- a CDS encoding 50S ribosomal protein L18, with translation MAKAKLESRKFRAGRVRYKISQVRGDRMRLSIFRSARHIYAQVIDDEKGQTVVSASTLDSEIKGKLENGGNCEAAALIGRVIAEKALAANIKQVVFDRGGFLYHGRTRQLADAAREAGLEF
- the rpmJ gene encoding 50S ribosomal protein L36 — translated: MKVRASIKTICRDCKIIKRRGTLRVICPKYPKHSQRQG
- a CDS encoding DNA-directed RNA polymerase subunit alpha, producing the protein MYRNWTELIKPRKIDLSGEGNLRYQATLIAEPLERGFGTTLGNALRRVLLSSLQGAAVTSLRIEGVLHEFSTVPGVLEDVTEIILNVKGLAIKASGVGTRTIMLNVSEEGIVTAGRIECGHDVEILNPDHHIATINKGGKLRMHMTVNTGKGYMRGGRVREEDQPNTIGEIPIDASFNPVKRVAYRVENARVGQQTDYDKLIMDIETNGVVSPEDALALAAKILQDQLNPFINFDDVPLDEPKKDDSSPKWNPNLFRKVDELELSVRSANCLKNDEIVYIGDLVGKTEAEMLKTPNFGRKSLNEIKEVLEEMGLSLGMQLEGWPPANIEELARQFEEEHF
- the rpsQ gene encoding 30S ribosomal protein S17, with amino-acid sequence MPKRVMQGTVVSDKMDKTVVVLVERRVRHPLYGKIVKRSKKYKAHDESNRCKVGDVVSIEESRPLSKDKTWAVVGSESGS
- the rpsH gene encoding 30S ribosomal protein S8; translation: MGMTDPVADMLTRIRNGQRVRKETVDVPASKLKEMVAKILLEEGYIAECATFGEGPGKMLRITLKYHRNRPVIEEIRTCSRPGRRLYVNKTEIPRVFQGMGIAILSTSKGVLSSRRARKEGIGGELLCTVF
- the rplO gene encoding 50S ribosomal protein L15: MRLNQLQPVPGSRQDPKRKGRGTGSGNGKTAGRGTKGQRARSGGFHKIGFEGGQMPMQRRLPKGGFKNHFRKEFSVLSLQDLEASDIAAGTEVTLELLKQKGLLRKGQFDGVKLLANGELTRAMVIHVDRCSVSAQAKVEAAGGRVVVPEVTFCGDA